The Anthonomus grandis grandis chromosome 16, icAntGran1.3, whole genome shotgun sequence genome includes the window AATTCTTATAAtgctaatcaaattttatatattttaagctaAACAAGTGCTTCATATGTCTTGATCAATTCACTCAATAGCAAAAGTGTAtgcaaccaaaaaaaaatatatataagtgcATAATGAGTTGTGGCACCATCGTATTGTCTCATCTGTTGAACCAATATTCTTGCTTCTGCCTGGAATTTCAGCATGAATGCATGAAAATGTAGTTAACAGTTTTTCAGAgctctttaaaatatatttcaccatgcagaaatttttaaaacatttctggATATGACATTCTCTGCTGTTTCTGAATTCAAGTTCAACTCTAGTTGCACTAAATCGTTGTTACCCCACCACCATACATCACAATACATTTCTGAACCAGTTTATTGCAGGATAAGTAGAGTACGAATCAACCTAGTTTGGTACACCTACGTCAGCGCTGCAGCGAGACGTATTTCGCATATCAACAAGTTTACAAAGTATCTACATAAGTAGGAAAAAGTAtagtgaaatatttattaaaatattacatatttacacCAAATCGTCATTCTGTTCAGAGCTGTCCGATTCAAGGATTGAACACCCTAGTTCATCCTCTGATGCCGTCTCATCGTCATCCCAACCCTCTTCACTCTCCTCAGATGAGCCTGTATTAACAGAGTGAACACTAAATGTTCCACTGCTTCGTCTAAAACTTGTTCTTTTTCTATGAGTTCATTCTCAAACTTTCTTACGTGTTGGCAAATATTGAAACACTCTTGTTCTGTCACCTCCTCAAATTTTTGTCTCGCCAGCACCTCAGTATCAGGCAATCTAAACGTGGTATTCCGCGCTGCAACCCAATTCTTTACCAAAGCCCATATTATTTCAATGGGATTTAGTTCGGGATGGTACGGAGGTAAACGGAGCACACAATAACCATCTTTTTCTAAAAGCTCATCTAACctatattttatggaaaaacgaaatttattctcagaaattattttgtataactCTGGCCTGTTTAATTTTGAacgaagaaaaaattttaaccatcTACCTTTACTTTCGgtagaaaagttaataataataattacttgtAGTATTAGaattgggacaccctgtacgtATCATGTAAATAAAAGAATTCTACGTCGtataattcttctaaaaaattgttttctaagtaattcgtacctatgaagataatttaatagatacaataattttgttttatttaaagtggGTTTCTGCTCTAAATAACATACCTAtacctaatataaaataaaataagaaatataatatgaAAGTTCAGTGTGTGTTTTCCTTATGGTATAATTTATGCACCAAattaaaataggaaataaaacaaaagttggttgaaaagacttttaactttttgacttattttatgtgaaaatcgatttgagaatcaatttaatcaatttcAGCCTATAAcccttctttttttaaacaggtttttgttttcttctttttcttgaaaatgttcaaaatactGGAATTGTGTGTTCTTATTGATTTACCATAGATACCTGTAATTTGTTAAAGGAGTGGTAATCCCTTCTTCAGCCTCCCTTTTCATGAACTGAATAATATTGTTCACAATTTCACAGCTTTGGCTGTGTAAAACACGACCCCGTCCAAGTTTTTTAGGTGCCatatcaatattatcaatataaacacacacacacacaataatatcttaaatgaatagtcacaaataatttcaaattaataccAAAAAACAAACAGATAAAACGCCGGCGATCTTTCGTGAACAAAACAACTGGCAACGCTTAAAATAACGGAAGCAATATCCTTATGGATGTTGACCGAACGATTTCTCACGCAGTTCTGCGGAGAGCGTTGAATATTATGATATTTGAGCCTCGGCGTTGTCAGCTCCATTCGATCTTTATTTGCGTGacaatattaatacaaaacagCAGTGCACGCCTGTGGAGCTATTTCGCATCCAGCTTAGCACAACTAAACAAACATCGCGCTATATTTTCTCTTTGTTGCGTGTGACGTCGATGTACCAAACTAGGATGGTTTTTACTCTATTTTGGAGGAAGTCTGCACCTATTAAAAGTTCGGCCACATACTTAACTAAAACCCTACTACCAGTACCCTAAACTAACAATATATTTTAGGGTGAAAAGATCCAAACCATCTTGAAAGCCGCCAGCGTAGATGTCGAGCCCTACTGGCCGGGCCTCTTCGCCAAAGCCTTGGAGGGAGTAAACATTAAGGAACTGATCACCAACATTGGTTCTGGAGCCGGTGCTGCTCCGGCTGCCGCCGCCTCTGCGCCCGCGGGAGGCGCCGCCCCGGCCGCAGCTCCCGCCGCTGCAGAGAAAAAGAAGGAAGAGTCCGAGGAGGAATCCGACGATGACATGGGTCTTGGCTTCTTTGActaagttttttaatgtttttaattttagtttaagacTAAATATaacgtttttataaaaacacatatGGTTTTTTGATTTACCTATCATTTATTTTACCTCTTCTGTTTCATTACTGTAGGTCAGTGTTTCCCGCTCGTAATAACTGAGCACTGGATGAAAAAGGGTGAGTTAATCGAATGGcgaatgaaaattttttaacagtaaattaaattgttttcaaCCTGTATTAATGAATGATTATCTGTTAGGGGAAAAAATCTTTGAATTGTGCATCATCTCctcaaaattgttaaatatttatgtcgTTTGTATATACCGATCCCCTaactaattttgatttaataaactGGAAACAACTGCTGTCAATATTTCCAACATCTTCGATGATGATATTAGCAGGTGACaaacatcaaatttttattactaggATGCAGCCACAACCATAGGACTcactaatttattaataacaacCATAGGACTCACTAAGTCCAACCCATGCAGTTTTCGTCTACTATTATGTTTATGCTGTTCTATGTAAATTTGATATGATTTCTGTAGAAAAACCAGCAAGATTAAAGTACGGTAGAATATTTAGTACAACAAGCTATGATAGGTTTTATCAGCGATGTATTAATGCTTCTTGGGAAGATGTTTTGATGTCTGCAGATCCTATAGGGAAATTTCACACCaacttaatagttttttaaccAGGTGTCTCCTattaaaataggaaataaaaaaccATGGTTTACAAAAGGATTAATAAGTCATCATCTAAAAACCTTATAATTCTTCACTACATGAGGGAATTCACGGATAACCAGGCCTGGATTACCCATGGGGCTAAAGGAGCTGGAGCCCCGGGTCCCGTCATTCAGAGAGGCCCCACTGTACCTTTGTCCCCTTTGACTAGACAAAACTATTGCAGAAGCCTttcagaaagaaaataattattggattgatgtttttaaaagaattgtAGCTGTAATTAAATTTCTGGCAGAAAGGGGTCTGCCTTTTCGTGGTGACAATGAGATTTTTTGATCACCATCTAATGGTCTTTACATGGGAATGTTGGAACTAATTGCCAAATTTGATCCTTTTATAGATAACACTGTACAACAAATCGaaggttattttatgttgactgaaatatttttattgttgtttactaattcgaggcatctgatttcgaatctgtcgtcagttttactctaacagctcgagttgtttagatatagctacgttcttctcatttatctttatttttggttttttatctattatagtcgcgttttagataaattattgtaattttcatcatgacttcgctaagggtctgcattaacgatccgaattgtttttgttatatttgtggtgaatatgtttttcaaaaatttcgattgaatatgtcagactttgtgaaacgagcgtatttagagtgttttggttttcctttggaaacagataacaagtgctgggtgcccaatattgtgtgcaaaatttgagttgaagaattacgtttatgggccactaagaagagactctcttttaaattccaatccccaatgatttggggtgaacctttaaatcatcacgatgactgctatttttgcgttgttaatataaaaggaatcaacaagacgaaccgctccaaatggatttaccccacatcaacatcagctgtgaggcctgtaaggagctcaaaagatacatctttaccattaccatctacatctacagaaagttctgatgaattgaatgaactgagtagcatgagcgatgacgagtttgttccagaaaatctctttgaaccaaaaccattcgatcaaagtgcacttgatgatttaattagagaccttggactatccaaaacttcgtctgaattattggcctccagattaaaagagagaaatcttttaactaaagaaactaaagtttcttattaccgcactcgagaaaaagacttacttccctttttcgctgaggaggataattttgtattttgtactaatatttctggtttaatgactgccatgggcttgcagaaatatgaaccaatcgattggcgtttatttattgactcgtcaaaacggagtttgaagtgtgtactattgcacaacggaaataaactaggctccataccaatagcacattcaactaaagttaaggaagaataccccacaatagcactggtcatgaacaaaatcaaatataacaatcataaatgggtgatttgcgttgatcttaagatggtgaacttccttttaggacaacaaggaggctacactaaatatccttgttttatgggtttatgggatagtagagcaaaatcagaacattggtcaaaaaaagaatggtcctctagggaagcactacttccaggtagtcttaatgtta containing:
- the LOC126745852 gene encoding 60S acidic ribosomal protein P1, whose protein sequence is MTSNAELACVYSALILADDDIAVTGEKIQTILKAASVDVEPYWPGLFAKALEGVNIKELITNIGSGAGAAPAAAASAPAGGAAPAAAPAAAEKKKEESEEESDDDMGLGFFD